The window AAACACGACAGATTTAAGTATTTTTGACTTTAAGGGTTTGATAGGCGACATTCGCATTTATGGCGTTGCATTAAATTACAGTGAAGTAAAGGCGTTATATCGGGAGACTTCTGGTTTAATTGGACTCTGGAAGTTTTCACAATCGAACGCTGACAACAAAATTAGCGATAGTTCGGGAAACAATTTTGATGCAACGATAAACGGCGGTTCTTTGGCGAATTTGCGACAAACCTTACAATATAACGGCACAGGCTGGAGCCAAGATGGCCAGGGTAAAGTTCTACAGCTAAGCAATGGACAGTCTGCTACTATTAGCGGGCTTCTTGGCGAACCAGCGGCGGTTACACTTTCAGCGTGGGCTAAACTTGACACACTTGGCAGAAACGGCTCCGAAATAATCTCTCTTGGCGATCATGCGGCGATTCGCCTCCTCGCTAATGGCCAGGTAGCTGGATTCTTCCACAATGGATCCACTTGGGTTTCGACTAAGAGCATAAACAATAGCTACGAAACAAATCGCTGGCATCACTTTGTCTATAGCATTGCGAATGGGGCTCAAAACCTATACGTAGATGGAGCTATAACACCGGTAGCAACAACCGCAGTAAAATCTGACGTCAAATACACTAAATACCCAAGCGAAAACACGACGATCGGAAGACACGGGCATAACGGTACGAATTATAACTTTAGTGGCCAAGTAGGCGAGGTGCGCGTTTACAATCGCGCATTAAGCACAGAGGAGGTTAATCACCTTTACAAAAGTTCCCCATCCTATCCGGAAAAGCCTGGAACAACTGGTGAGCTTATTCCAGATTTGACGAATAAGGGAGATTCTTCACCTTTTACAAATCTCACCCCTATTAATGGAATATCTCCCACTGTCCTTGATTCAACGATGGTAAAAGACGTGTCAGCAGTTTTCGTGGCTGATCCTTTCTTGTTTATCGAGAAAGACAATAATCAAAGTGATAACTACTATCTCTTTATGGAAGTCCTAACCCGCATGACTCCTAACGGGCGTGGGAAGTATACTAACAACCTTGGAGAGCTCGTGACTCGTGATGTGTCACAACAGGGTGATTTGGGGTTAGCCACGAGCAAAGATGGCATCACTTGGAAGTATGATCAGATCATACTAGATGAGCCTATAAGTCATCTGTCATACCCCTATGTTTTTAAGTACGATGGCAAGTACTACATGATTCCAGAAACAAATGAGATGAATGAAATTCGCCTCTATCAAGCGAAGGACTTCCCTTACAACTGGAGCTACGTATCAACGCTCGTCAAGGGCAAGAGATTTATGGACTCTTCCATATTTCGCCATGATAATAAATGGTGGATGTTTAGCAGCTACATGAAATTCGATAAAGATCACCCCGGTGATCCGGCTTATAACAATACCGAACTATATTTATTTTATTCGGAAGATTTATCTACAGGCTGGCAGTCGCATCCGTTAAATCCGTTAATAGGGGCTGATTATTTGGATTTTTCCCAAACTCGTTTGGGCGGAAGATCGTTTGTTCACGATGGGCAAGTTTATCGAGTAGTTCAAAACAACACCGATGGAAGCGGCGCATTTAAGTACGGAACTCAAGTTCGCGTATTTAATGTGACATTGGACGAAGATGAATATTCTGAAAAAGAGATTGAAGGCGGCGCTATTTTAACTGCTAGCGAGGCAGAGGGCACGTGGAACCAAGAGGGCATGCACCATTTTGATCCATGGTGGATTGGAAGTCAGAATAAATGGCTAAATGCCGTGGATGGTTATTATCTTCAGCAGTATGAGGGAAAGAGACAGATTTTCTCCATTCGACTCTACAGTAGTGACGCCGACACCGACACTGCAAATTAGCAATCTGTTACAGGAGGGATTGCCAAAAATCTGTTGGCAATCCTTCTTTTCGCGCTGGCAAAACCTTTAGGATAGGCGGTTCTTAAGCCATTAAAACAGACGCCACACAAGTGAGACGCCTTAAGGCTCTCCACTGAGCTGAGATATGCGTTTAAGCATCGTCTGTCGCAAATAGTTTGTCTTCTTGGGCTCTAATCCAATTTCTTCAAGTTGCTCAACGTATGGCCTAGCTAGACCACAGAGCTTGCATAATATAGAAATTGCCGCAGCGCGTTTTACTGCCGAACGCTCTGCCCAGATAATAAAATGTTTAGGAAAGAGTTTGGTTCGTCGACGTTCTAGTTCCAAGGCCATTTGCTCATCGCCGTAAGGTAGAGTAGAAAGCAAATCGTAAGCTGGTGACAAAATTATACTACTGCTGTTATGTGGTTGGAGCAAACTAATATTCTTTGCATGCAAATCGCCGTTAGCGATTAGATAACTAAAGGCAGTGAGTTTTAGTAGTTTTGCAGTTTCTATTATAGGCGAGCTTGAATATTTCACAATCCCATCGGCAATCTGGCGCATAGATAGCCGATATTTATCTTGAGGGTAGCGTGCAAGAAACTGACAAGCATCTTCTTGATGAAGGCGTTTTATAGTTTTGCTCTCATCTTGCCAACAACGATCAAATCTTTCTACTAATAGCCCTGGGGTGCCGTTTCGATCATGAACTATGCTTGTTTTTGCGCACTCTATTCCACAACCATGAGCCATTTTCATAAAGAAATGTTCATTTTCAATTAGTTTCGGATAGCTTTGTGGTGCGAGTTTTAATAAATAGCGCTTGTGGTTTTTTTTTATTGCGATGGGAAAAGAAATCATTTCAGCAGAGATTTTTGGTTGCACTCCCGGAACTGAAATGTCCCGCTTGCGCTCACTAAATTCGGTAGATGCAATGCTTTGCTCAAATAAATCCACAAACAGAGCTTGATCTAAATCAAAACTGGATTGGGAATTGTCGGTTTCGTTAATGGTGATGTCATGAGAAATAAAGACATCGCCTATGCAATCGCTTCCCGCCCCAGCCAGCAAGCTAAACATATCATCAGCAGAAGTCTTAAGAGCAGAAATAAGAGCGCTTAACCTTCGCCCTTCTGGAAGCAATCCTGCAAAAAAAGGATGCAAATTATCACCGTATGTTTGATGCGGTTCCTTTCGGAGTGGGAGACTAAAAGCAACAGATGCTAAATCTTCAGTACCTGCACGTTCGAGATAATGAGCATCATATTCAAATATCGATCCGTCACGCGTGCGCGTTATCGAACCAGCCAGTTCTTCGCCCTTAAAAACATACACTCGCTCGAGCTTGCGAACGTCAGCGAGCTTCATTTTTCAAATTCCTTAGCAACACTAATTATCTGCTTTCCCCGTTGAATGTGGAGTTCAAGCCCTAGCACCGCTAAAACCTCAAGGAGTTTGTCTAACCTGACCGTTGGCTTCCCTCGCTCTAACTGAGAGATAAAATTTAATCCAGTTCCTGAAAGATCTGCTAGTTCTTGTTGATTTAGTTTTCGCGCCTTTCGTTCCTGGCGAATTATATTGCTTATAACTTTGGCACTATTCACTAGCCTA of the Deltaproteobacteria bacterium genome contains:
- a CDS encoding HipA domain-containing protein, with product MKLADVRKLERVYVFKGEELAGSITRTRDGSIFEYDAHYLERAGTEDLASVAFSLPLRKEPHQTYGDNLHPFFAGLLPEGRRLSALISALKTSADDMFSLLAGAGSDCIGDVFISHDITINETDNSQSSFDLDQALFVDLFEQSIASTEFSERKRDISVPGVQPKISAEMISFPIAIKKNHKRYLLKLAPQSYPKLIENEHFFMKMAHGCGIECAKTSIVHDRNGTPGLLVERFDRCWQDESKTIKRLHQEDACQFLARYPQDKYRLSMRQIADGIVKYSSSPIIETAKLLKLTAFSYLIANGDLHAKNISLLQPHNSSSIILSPAYDLLSTLPYGDEQMALELERRRTKLFPKHFIIWAERSAVKRAAAISILCKLCGLARPYVEQLEEIGLEPKKTNYLRQTMLKRISQLSGEP
- a CDS encoding helix-turn-helix transcriptional regulator, with protein sequence MNSAKVISNIIRQERKARKLNQQELADLSGTGLNFISQLERGKPTVRLDKLLEVLAVLGLELHIQRGKQIISVAKEFEK